The Paenibacillus sp. MBLB1832 genome has a window encoding:
- a CDS encoding glycoside hydrolase family 26 protein has translation MNIKWVSFILIPLIFIIMTERTTIDSFANTEGKLLEDKVNGFSLIYPRSMQVDTSLQPIRTVLQDAYTKIEIYYDHFTNTLADSAIYMSYSNQMVIADSHHTVENDETRTINGMTTHMLKWHREKLAKISNDKNYYVSIEIARTNREVYTILMKSSQPINNESVIMNSFKFIEKTETKPLDVHFKELPVIRSDETLQMYNHHFKSNRLRWGIYQPDAPDSFTNLKQLEANFQHTFDYLVRYQSIQHELPKQALKNAWDQHRLVELTLQTLSSDHKANFTYDILNGNYDTYFQQYAADLKAFGHPVLFRLNNEMNGDWVGYSAYYSSKDTDLYKAVWTYVYDMFLRNGVDNVIWVWNPNHESKPGFAWNHELMYYPGDEYVDVIGLTAYNTGNYYETVGEKWRTFKELYEPLYQRYALWSDKPLMITEFASSSIGGDKEAWIRDMFRVIPQYPKIRAAIWWNGIDWDGDTPARIYTLDDDKAMMDTLRQGFK, from the coding sequence ATGAACATAAAATGGGTTTCATTTATCCTCATTCCCTTGATTTTCATCATCATGACTGAGCGGACAACCATCGATTCATTTGCGAATACCGAAGGGAAACTGCTGGAGGATAAAGTCAATGGGTTCAGTCTGATTTACCCCAGATCCATGCAAGTCGACACCTCATTGCAGCCCATTCGAACCGTGTTGCAAGATGCATACACCAAGATCGAAATTTATTATGATCATTTTACAAATACGTTAGCGGATTCGGCGATTTACATGAGTTATTCCAATCAAATGGTCATTGCGGACAGCCATCATACCGTGGAGAATGACGAAACGAGGACAATCAATGGGATGACTACTCATATGCTTAAGTGGCATCGCGAGAAGCTGGCGAAAATTTCTAATGACAAGAATTATTATGTGTCCATCGAAATCGCTCGAACAAATCGGGAAGTCTACACGATTCTCATGAAATCAAGTCAGCCTATTAATAACGAGTCAGTCATTATGAATAGTTTCAAGTTTATTGAAAAAACAGAGACCAAGCCTTTAGACGTTCATTTTAAAGAGTTGCCAGTCATAAGAAGTGATGAAACCTTACAGATGTACAATCACCATTTCAAAAGCAATCGACTCCGTTGGGGCATTTATCAGCCAGATGCGCCTGATTCCTTTACGAATTTAAAGCAATTAGAAGCCAATTTTCAACACACCTTTGACTATTTGGTCCGATATCAATCTATCCAACATGAGCTGCCCAAACAAGCATTGAAGAATGCATGGGATCAGCATCGCTTAGTGGAATTAACTTTGCAAACCTTGAGCAGCGATCATAAGGCCAATTTCACCTATGATATTTTAAATGGGAACTACGATACTTATTTTCAGCAATATGCGGCAGATTTGAAGGCTTTTGGTCATCCTGTTTTATTTCGGCTAAATAATGAGATGAACGGGGACTGGGTGGGGTATTCCGCCTATTACAGTTCGAAAGACACGGATCTGTATAAAGCCGTCTGGACATATGTGTACGATATGTTCCTCCGTAATGGGGTTGACAATGTAATCTGGGTGTGGAATCCTAATCATGAATCGAAGCCGGGTTTTGCCTGGAATCACGAGCTGATGTACTATCCAGGTGATGAATATGTGGATGTCATCGGACTAACCGCTTATAATACAGGAAATTATTACGAAACCGTTGGGGAAAAATGGCGAACGTTCAAAGAACTGTACGAGCCATTGTACCAACGTTACGCGCTATGGTCGGACAAGCCGCTCATGATCACGGAGTTTGCCTCAAGTTCAATCGGCGGGGACAAAGAAGCATGGATCAGGGACATGTTCCGCGTGATTCCCCAATATCCGAAGATTCGAGCTGCGATCTGGTGGAATGGCATCGATTGGGACGGGGACACCCCAGCTCGTATCTATACATTGGATGATGACAAGGCTATGATGGATACGTTACGCCAAGGATTCAAGTAA
- a CDS encoding polysaccharide deacetylase family protein: MYKSFFQWKTLTVSILAVTIWSCQPPLMRTASASHPVIEASNGNKHAYLTFDDGPSENTDRILDILHEYRVHATFFVVGNSSFEGKRLYRRIHEEGHAIGNHTYSHEYPSLYASVQAFLRDTERLERLLEQTIGIRPTLLRYPGGSNNLVSRHFGGRGIMPRIIQEMGREGYAYTDWNVSSTDAARIVQPKNEIIDAVLSASRTKKEAIILMHDVKVKTTTVDALPAVIEGLRKQGFNFGVLSKDSYQFHF; the protein is encoded by the coding sequence ATGTATAAGTCTTTTTTTCAATGGAAGACGCTAACAGTAAGCATTCTTGCCGTCACGATTTGGAGTTGTCAGCCCCCACTCATGCGTACCGCATCTGCTTCACATCCTGTCATTGAAGCGTCCAATGGAAATAAACATGCTTATTTAACCTTTGATGACGGGCCTTCTGAGAATACAGATCGCATCCTGGACATTTTACATGAATATCGTGTTCATGCCACGTTTTTCGTGGTCGGAAATTCATCGTTTGAGGGTAAAAGGTTGTATCGGCGTATCCACGAGGAGGGGCATGCCATTGGCAATCATACGTATTCACACGAATATCCTTCTCTGTATGCATCCGTCCAGGCGTTCTTGAGAGATACCGAGCGGCTTGAACGCTTGCTAGAGCAAACAATTGGGATCAGACCCACCTTGCTCCGTTATCCTGGCGGCTCGAATAATCTTGTTAGTCGGCATTTCGGGGGAAGGGGCATCATGCCACGCATCATTCAGGAGATGGGAAGGGAGGGTTACGCGTATACCGATTGGAACGTAAGCTCCACAGACGCTGCCAGAATCGTTCAGCCGAAGAATGAGATTATCGACGCTGTGCTGAGTGCCAGTAGAACGAAGAAAGAAGCGATTATCTTAATGCATGATGTCAAGGTCAAAACAACAACGGTTGATGCATTGCCTGCCGTCATTGAAGGTCTGCGTAAGCAAGGATTTAATTTTGGCGTGTTAAGTAAGGATTCTTATCAATTTCATTTCTGA
- a CDS encoding DUF975 family protein translates to MVNSEIRQHARTALQGYWWKSVGLIVILGLINLIPQFIAKSVDTTLVNVIAFVVEIILSVMVTAATSYYFLFASRGNSPTYGDVMKYGMDHVWPFLKLTFLVGLKTLAWTLLFIIPGIIASIRYSQAFFIRIDQPDLSTVQCINASKEMMKGKKWQYFVLGLSFIGWWFLTIFTLFIGMLWLTAYIRTAFAKFYDSLIDAKDTSLNMDVDPFSKQ, encoded by the coding sequence GTGGTTAATTCAGAAATTCGTCAACATGCAAGAACGGCATTGCAAGGATACTGGTGGAAGTCAGTTGGCCTTATTGTGATTCTTGGCCTTATTAACTTAATTCCACAGTTTATTGCCAAATCCGTGGATACAACGCTTGTCAATGTCATTGCCTTCGTAGTTGAAATCATACTTAGTGTAATGGTTACGGCAGCGACTTCTTATTATTTCTTATTTGCATCCAGAGGTAACTCCCCCACTTACGGAGATGTCATGAAGTATGGCATGGATCATGTCTGGCCATTTCTCAAATTAACTTTCCTCGTTGGCTTGAAAACGCTTGCTTGGACTTTATTATTCATCATTCCAGGCATCATTGCTTCGATTCGTTATTCGCAAGCTTTCTTTATTCGAATTGATCAACCAGACTTATCCACGGTTCAATGTATTAACGCGAGTAAGGAAATGATGAAAGGTAAAAAGTGGCAGTACTTCGTTCTAGGCTTAAGCTTCATCGGCTGGTGGTTCTTAACCATCTTTACATTGTTTATTGGTATGTTATGGTTGACTGCGTACATTCGTACAGCATTTGCAAAGTTTTATGACTCACTAATAGATGCGAAAGACACTTCATTGAATATGGATGTAGACCCATTTTCCAAACAATAA
- the icmF gene encoding fused isobutyryl-CoA mutase/GTPase IcmF, producing the protein MTTHVYRPKHHVRFVTAAALFDGHDAVIHIIRRILQASGVEVIHLGHNRSVDEVVNAAIQEDVHGIAISTYQGGHMEYLTYMFDLLQQKGAGHIKIFAGGGGVIVPSEIKQLEQYGIAKIFSPDDGREFGLQGMINYMISAVDTPLPELPDEETASLKDWGAIARAITSAEASTESPDSTKQEPTLPPVASAPVIGITGTGGAGKSSLTDELVRRFLEQYPDRKLAVISIDPSKMKTGGALLGDRIRMNAVNNPRVYMRSLATRQAKSELSQATKQAIDIVKAAGYHLVIVETSGIGQGNAAIVALCDVAMYVMTSEFGATTQLEKIEMIDYADIIVINKFERRGSEDALRDVRKQFQRSHQLFETPVEELPVYGTIASQFNDPGTNVLFAKLMKLVADKTVRDWPVAKQETMTVVPIKNRIIPPDRAGYLGEIVQTIRQYKKFADEQVTIARQIWQLRGTKLIWLTAHQEQRNSLEEKPSFVSTLDEMIAHYDAKQHPACRKLLDEWPSIRDAYQQDQLVTKVRGQDIISEMYTTSLSGNPIPKVSLPRYDDEGELLRWLLKENLPGYYPYTAGVFPFKRTNEDPKRQFAGEGTPERTNRRFHYLCQNDEAKRLSTAFDSVTLYGQDPDYRPDIYGKIGNSGVNVCTLDDMKKLFTGFDLCHPSTSVSMTINGPAPMMLAMFMNTAIDQQVEKFALSNGRLPTDEEYVQVKSRTLKTVRGTVQADILKEDQGQNTCIFSTEFALKMMGDIQQYFIDHQVRNYYSVSISGYHIAEAGANPISQLAFTLANGFTFLEYYLSRGMPIDDFAPNLSYFFSNGLDPEYTVMGRVARRIWSTVIKHKYGGNERSQKLKYHIQTSGRSLHAQEMDFNDIRTSLQALMAIYDNCNSLHTNAYDEAITTPTENSVRRAMAIQLIINKEFGLAKNENPLQGAFIIDDLTDLVEEAVLVEFGRIHDRGGVLGAMETQYQRGKIQEESLHYEHKKHSGELPIIGVNTFLNPHADAHDYDIELARSTVEEKETQIRHLQAFQSQHKQACDAALERLKQTARNHGNLFEELMETVKVASLGQITTALYEVGGQYRRNM; encoded by the coding sequence TTGACCACACATGTATATCGCCCCAAACATCACGTGCGATTTGTAACTGCGGCTGCTTTATTCGATGGGCACGATGCTGTCATTCATATCATTCGAAGAATTCTGCAAGCGTCAGGCGTGGAAGTGATCCATCTTGGACATAACCGGTCTGTTGATGAGGTCGTCAATGCGGCTATACAAGAGGATGTACACGGCATTGCCATAAGCACCTATCAAGGTGGGCATATGGAGTATTTGACATACATGTTCGACCTCTTACAGCAGAAGGGTGCCGGGCATATCAAGATTTTCGCAGGCGGAGGGGGCGTTATCGTGCCTTCCGAAATCAAACAATTAGAGCAATATGGGATTGCCAAAATCTTTTCACCCGACGATGGCCGTGAATTTGGCCTGCAAGGCATGATTAACTACATGATTAGCGCTGTAGACACACCGCTTCCCGAATTACCCGATGAGGAAACAGCCTCACTCAAGGATTGGGGCGCAATCGCCAGAGCGATCACGAGCGCAGAGGCATCTACTGAGAGTCCCGACAGCACCAAGCAGGAGCCTACTTTGCCTCCCGTGGCATCAGCACCAGTCATAGGCATTACGGGAACGGGTGGAGCCGGAAAGAGCTCACTGACAGATGAACTGGTTCGGCGTTTCCTCGAGCAGTATCCCGATCGTAAATTAGCCGTCATTTCAATTGATCCATCTAAAATGAAAACAGGCGGCGCTCTGCTCGGAGACCGGATTCGTATGAATGCCGTAAACAACCCACGTGTGTATATGCGCAGCCTAGCGACTCGACAAGCCAAGTCTGAATTAAGCCAAGCAACGAAGCAAGCGATCGACATCGTCAAAGCGGCAGGTTACCACTTGGTCATTGTGGAAACGAGCGGGATCGGACAAGGGAACGCTGCCATCGTGGCACTATGCGATGTGGCGATGTATGTCATGACGAGTGAGTTCGGGGCGACGACACAGCTGGAGAAAATCGAAATGATCGACTATGCGGACATCATCGTGATCAATAAGTTTGAAAGGCGCGGATCCGAAGATGCCTTACGTGATGTGCGTAAACAGTTCCAGCGCAGCCATCAGTTGTTTGAAACTCCAGTTGAAGAGTTGCCCGTTTACGGCACTATCGCCAGTCAGTTTAATGACCCTGGGACGAATGTGCTATTCGCGAAGCTCATGAAGCTCGTGGCTGATAAGACAGTTAGAGATTGGCCTGTTGCGAAGCAGGAAACGATGACAGTAGTTCCGATAAAGAATAGGATCATACCGCCCGACCGTGCGGGCTATTTAGGCGAAATCGTGCAGACGATTCGGCAATACAAGAAATTTGCAGATGAACAGGTCACGATCGCCCGTCAAATCTGGCAATTGCGTGGAACGAAACTCATATGGTTGACGGCCCATCAGGAGCAGCGCAACTCACTGGAAGAAAAGCCTTCTTTTGTCAGCACATTAGACGAAATGATCGCCCACTATGATGCCAAGCAGCACCCCGCATGCAGGAAGTTGCTTGATGAATGGCCGAGCATACGCGACGCCTATCAACAAGATCAGCTCGTTACCAAGGTTCGCGGTCAAGACATCATTTCGGAGATGTACACGACATCCTTATCAGGGAATCCAATTCCCAAAGTCAGCTTACCGCGTTACGATGATGAGGGAGAACTGCTGCGCTGGCTGCTAAAGGAAAATTTGCCTGGCTATTATCCCTACACCGCTGGTGTGTTCCCATTCAAACGGACGAATGAAGATCCCAAGCGCCAATTTGCAGGAGAAGGCACACCCGAGCGAACCAACCGACGATTTCATTATTTATGTCAAAATGATGAGGCGAAGCGGTTGTCTACGGCGTTTGACAGTGTTACCTTATACGGGCAAGACCCCGATTATCGACCCGATATTTACGGGAAAATTGGGAACAGCGGCGTCAATGTATGTACATTGGATGATATGAAGAAGTTGTTTACCGGCTTCGATCTATGCCACCCATCAACTAGCGTATCGATGACGATTAATGGGCCTGCTCCCATGATGTTAGCCATGTTCATGAACACAGCCATCGATCAGCAGGTAGAAAAGTTCGCATTATCAAATGGCCGTCTCCCCACTGACGAAGAGTATGTGCAAGTGAAATCGAGGACACTCAAGACAGTTCGAGGAACCGTGCAGGCGGATATTTTGAAAGAAGACCAAGGTCAGAACACCTGTATTTTCTCAACAGAATTTGCATTGAAAATGATGGGTGACATCCAGCAGTATTTCATTGATCATCAGGTGCGCAATTACTACTCGGTCAGTATAAGCGGCTATCATATCGCCGAAGCGGGAGCGAACCCCATTTCCCAGTTGGCTTTTACCCTTGCTAATGGCTTTACTTTCCTAGAATATTATTTGAGCCGCGGGATGCCGATCGACGATTTTGCGCCGAATCTCTCTTATTTTTTCAGCAATGGGCTTGATCCCGAATATACGGTCATGGGAAGAGTGGCGCGCCGCATTTGGTCAACGGTCATCAAGCATAAATATGGTGGTAATGAGCGGAGCCAGAAGCTGAAATACCATATTCAAACGTCAGGCCGTTCTTTGCATGCGCAAGAAATGGATTTTAATGATATTCGTACCAGTCTGCAGGCACTCATGGCGATCTACGATAATTGCAATTCCTTGCATACGAACGCGTATGATGAAGCGATTACGACACCAACGGAAAATTCAGTCCGCAGAGCGATGGCAATTCAACTCATTATTAATAAAGAATTTGGCTTGGCGAAGAACGAAAATCCGCTTCAAGGAGCTTTTATTATCGATGATTTAACCGATCTAGTGGAAGAAGCTGTATTAGTCGAATTTGGTCGTATTCATGATCGAGGCGGTGTATTGGGTGCAATGGAAACGCAATATCAGCGTGGCAAAATTCAAGAAGAATCCCTTCATTACGAACATAAGAAGCATTCTGGCGAGCTGCCGATTATTGGGGTGAATACATTTCTGAATCCGCATGCGGATGCCCATGATTATGACATTGAGCTAGCACGCTCAACCGTAGAGGAGAAAGAAACGCAGATCCGACATCTGCAAGCTTTCCAATCTCAGCATAAGCAGGCATGCGATGCGGCACTTGAACGTCTAAAACAAACAGCCCGCAATCATGGAAACCTATTCGAGGAACTCATGGAAACCGTCAAAGTTGCTTCGCTCGGACAGATCACAACGGCCTTATATGAAGTGGGTGGACAGTATCGCAGGAACATGTAA
- a CDS encoding DUF2642 domain-containing protein: MKLSQSYLICKKYLNREVMIRTVHGTFQGTITKVDGNHVYLKQTRNGNKAHISFLPFILPLVLFDLLAIFLVDRGSCFPFRPF, translated from the coding sequence TTGAAGCTATCCCAATCCTATTTGATTTGTAAAAAGTACCTCAATCGTGAAGTGATGATCAGAACGGTCCATGGCACTTTTCAAGGAACCATTACGAAGGTGGACGGTAATCACGTCTATTTGAAGCAAACTCGTAACGGGAATAAAGCCCACATCTCTTTCCTGCCTTTCATCCTCCCATTAGTTCTGTTTGATCTATTAGCTATTTTTCTAGTGGATCGAGGGTCATGTTTCCCTTTCAGACCTTTCTAA
- a CDS encoding C40 family peptidase: MSIMSSGCTSKQQPKVNTATPTATSAPSNLNASMFVADNLTIANLKIHKEANGQVWVPLEEAAASFDYDLHAEGDSFAMGATDPNYSVKINQSQATVGDKTIELPQAPKLIDNKPYLTTQALSTLMGTQVNWNESNHKIVLSPINDNTLSQLETDSSGQIHSLAVHVNKTQLLQFAKKFLGVRYQFSAGPYERTHRFDCSSFVQYVYGHFGVKLPRSSRSQSQVGRTVKMSSLQPGDLMFFYTPGRYASNRIVGHVGIYAGNGRFINTYGAPGVIISDFNSYWKHRFLFGKRVA, translated from the coding sequence ATGAGTATCATGAGTAGCGGGTGTACAAGCAAGCAACAGCCAAAGGTGAACACGGCGACACCGACAGCCACCTCTGCCCCATCAAACCTGAATGCGAGCATGTTTGTCGCAGATAATTTAACAATTGCCAATTTGAAAATCCACAAAGAAGCGAATGGCCAAGTGTGGGTTCCGTTGGAGGAAGCCGCAGCATCCTTTGATTATGATTTGCATGCGGAAGGCGACAGTTTCGCGATGGGTGCAACAGATCCTAATTATTCGGTGAAAATCAATCAAAGCCAGGCGACAGTAGGCGATAAAACGATCGAACTGCCGCAAGCACCGAAATTAATTGACAACAAACCGTATCTGACCACTCAGGCACTATCGACCCTAATGGGAACTCAAGTGAATTGGAACGAGTCCAATCATAAAATTGTTTTGAGTCCAATCAATGACAATACGCTTAGCCAGCTTGAAACTGATTCATCTGGTCAAATACATAGTCTTGCTGTGCATGTCAATAAAACGCAATTGCTCCAATTCGCAAAGAAATTTCTAGGAGTTCGCTACCAATTCTCAGCAGGTCCATACGAGAGGACGCATCGATTTGACTGTTCTTCCTTCGTTCAATACGTATATGGTCATTTCGGTGTAAAACTGCCAAGATCTTCTCGCTCACAATCTCAAGTTGGGAGAACCGTTAAGATGAGTAGTCTGCAGCCTGGTGATTTAATGTTCTTTTACACGCCAGGGCGATATGCGAGCAATCGCATTGTAGGCCACGTGGGGATTTATGCGGGTAATGGGCGATTCATCAATACGTATGGGGCTCCAGGTGTTATCATTTCGGACTTCAATTCGTATTGGAAGCATCGGTTTTTGTTTGGTAAACGCGTTGCTTAA
- a CDS encoding class I SAM-dependent methyltransferase — translation MKSLKQYWNETYKSPNLKITYDNWLNKYDEYLTNEGDLIIDLGCGIGNNSLYLFEKGILPVACDISEEALHTLRERLPSLPTLCLDMTQGLPFENKSAHVLIADLCLHYFDEETTLNVIKDIHRVMKPDGIVLCRLNSINEVNNLGPVKQSDDRYLFENEGIYRRLFDRAEIDRFFDKTMWELVHAEEYEMDRYTRKKMLWEIAIKPRQHDQASIL, via the coding sequence ATGAAATCACTCAAACAATATTGGAATGAAACTTACAAAAGCCCGAATCTCAAAATCACATATGATAATTGGCTGAACAAATACGACGAATATCTGACAAATGAAGGCGACCTTATTATTGATTTGGGCTGTGGGATCGGTAACAATTCCCTTTACTTGTTCGAGAAAGGTATTCTCCCCGTTGCCTGTGATATTTCGGAAGAGGCGCTGCATACATTGCGTGAGAGACTCCCGTCACTTCCAACACTTTGCCTAGATATGACCCAAGGGCTACCTTTTGAAAATAAATCTGCCCACGTGCTGATTGCGGATCTATGCCTCCATTATTTTGATGAGGAAACCACGCTCAACGTAATTAAAGATATCCATAGAGTGATGAAGCCAGATGGAATCGTACTCTGTAGATTAAATTCAATTAATGAGGTTAACAATCTAGGACCAGTCAAGCAAAGTGATGATCGCTATCTGTTTGAAAATGAAGGCATTTATCGGCGTTTATTTGATCGGGCAGAAATTGATCGTTTTTTTGATAAGACCATGTGGGAGCTGGTCCATGCGGAAGAATACGAAATGGATCGATACACGAGGAAGAAGATGTTGTGGGAGATTGCGATCAAGCCGCGGCAGCACGATCAAGCCTCAATTCTTTGA
- a CDS encoding DUF6886 family protein: MREPMNLYHFSEDPDIKIFKPIEIERVDDLIAAILEKNIELRVTPSLFPLKKCILESTMNFSMIRMRNAVQENEFENTHK, translated from the coding sequence ATGAGGGAACCAATGAACCTATATCATTTTAGCGAAGACCCTGATATCAAAATCTTTAAGCCCATTGAAATTGAACGAGTAGATGACTTAATTGCAGCTATTCTGGAGAAAAATATAGAATTACGGGTCACACCTTCCTTATTTCCATTAAAAAAGTGCATTTTGGAGTCGACTATGAATTTTTCGATGATACGAATGAGAAATGCTGTACAGGAAAACGAATTTGAGAACACACACAAATAA
- a CDS encoding cyclase family protein — MKLIDLSVSISPRIREPLPAKIDYASHEDGARQAAAVLGLSADVFPEGKAWATETVTLNTHAGTHVDAPWHYWPTSEGQPARTIDELPLEWFYSDGVLLDFSMKPPGYEITTDDLIAELDRIGYILKPLDIVLIRSDADKRLYHEHYAFLHAGVSAEATRWLLEQGIKVVGTDGWGWDIPLNLQAEAYRKDPREGVLWAAHYVGKDKEYCQIEKLANLDQLPQAFGFKVACFPVKVERASAGWARPVAIFE; from the coding sequence GTGAAGCTTATCGATTTAAGTGTATCTATTAGTCCGCGTATACGTGAGCCGCTGCCTGCCAAGATTGACTATGCCAGCCATGAGGATGGTGCTCGTCAGGCTGCAGCAGTGCTCGGACTTTCTGCCGATGTCTTTCCAGAAGGGAAGGCTTGGGCAACGGAAACCGTGACGCTAAATACACATGCGGGAACGCATGTAGACGCGCCTTGGCATTATTGGCCGACCTCAGAGGGGCAGCCTGCTCGCACTATCGATGAGTTGCCACTCGAGTGGTTCTATTCGGATGGCGTCCTGCTCGATTTCAGCATGAAACCGCCAGGCTACGAGATCACAACAGATGATCTCATCGCGGAGCTTGATCGCATCGGCTACATCCTCAAGCCGCTCGATATCGTGCTGATTCGCAGCGATGCGGATAAACGGTTATACCACGAGCACTATGCGTTTTTGCATGCGGGCGTTTCGGCAGAAGCGACGCGCTGGCTGCTCGAGCAAGGCATCAAAGTCGTCGGCACCGATGGCTGGGGATGGGACATCCCGCTCAACCTGCAGGCGGAGGCTTATCGCAAGGATCCAAGGGAAGGTGTACTGTGGGCCGCACATTATGTCGGCAAAGATAAAGAATATTGCCAAATCGAGAAATTGGCGAACTTGGACCAGCTGCCGCAGGCATTTGGTTTCAAAGTAGCTTGCTTCCCAGTTAAAGTAGAGCGAGCAAGTGCTGGGTGGGCTCGGCCTGTGGCTATATTTGAGTGA
- a CDS encoding serine hydrolase domain-containing protein translates to MSLNVNTDATLPRSHPGAQGVSAAAIAAFLDDVQAKNLELHSFMLLKNGFVISEGWWKPYAPDLPHSLFSLSKSFAATAIGLAVSEGRLSLEDQVISFFPDESPSEVSANLHAMQVRHLLMMGTGHDQDVTNSMVKHASGNWVEGFLQQPVDHAPGTHFAYNSGASYMLSAIIHKVTGQSLLDYLRPRLLNPLGIAHATWDTCPRGIPIGGWGLSVTTESIAKFGQLYLQQGIWNGERILNEDWVKEASVKHISNGDGGDSDWAQGYGYQFWRCRHGAFRGDGAFGQFCVVLPEHNAVIAITSGLKNMQLVLDSVWEHLLPGIRLNNGAEPDETNTDLTQRLQALQYQAPASAPLPKIEETGLAGQFQLEKNELYWERIGLRFEGDEAHVQLCDPSGDHYIRCGEGTWIEQRSCLNDGKDQLIAASFAWLDSDSIELTVRYLETPFCHTAVFQLDGEQLSIDVTINVNFGESFSTRIIGQKNEREVSSL, encoded by the coding sequence AAGAACTTAGAGCTACATAGCTTTATGTTGCTTAAAAATGGCTTCGTCATTTCCGAAGGATGGTGGAAACCGTATGCACCGGATCTTCCACATTCGCTTTTTTCTCTGAGCAAAAGTTTCGCAGCAACTGCAATTGGTCTAGCTGTATCCGAAGGGCGCTTGTCACTAGAGGATCAAGTTATCTCCTTTTTTCCAGATGAATCGCCAAGCGAAGTGTCTGCCAATTTGCACGCAATGCAAGTGCGGCATTTGTTAATGATGGGTACAGGGCACGATCAAGATGTTACGAATTCGATGGTTAAACATGCTAGTGGCAATTGGGTGGAAGGCTTCTTGCAACAGCCAGTCGACCACGCACCAGGAACGCATTTCGCTTATAACAGCGGCGCTTCTTATATGCTTTCAGCTATTATACATAAGGTAACAGGACAATCTTTGCTGGACTATTTGCGTCCGAGGCTTCTGAACCCGCTTGGTATTGCACATGCAACTTGGGATACATGCCCTCGCGGTATACCCATTGGTGGCTGGGGTTTAAGTGTGACCACAGAGAGCATTGCGAAATTCGGGCAACTTTATTTGCAACAGGGCATTTGGAATGGGGAACGTATCCTAAACGAGGACTGGGTTAAGGAAGCATCAGTTAAGCATATTTCAAATGGTGACGGCGGAGATAGTGATTGGGCGCAAGGATATGGGTACCAATTTTGGCGATGCCGGCATGGCGCCTTCAGAGGTGACGGTGCATTCGGGCAATTCTGCGTCGTATTGCCAGAGCATAATGCCGTAATTGCGATTACTTCTGGACTTAAAAACATGCAGCTCGTGCTTGATTCGGTTTGGGAGCATTTGTTGCCTGGCATACGTTTGAACAATGGGGCAGAACCTGATGAAACTAATACCGACTTAACGCAGCGATTGCAAGCGTTGCAATATCAAGCACCAGCGTCAGCGCCCTTGCCAAAGATCGAAGAAACTGGACTCGCAGGGCAATTCCAACTTGAGAAAAATGAGTTATACTGGGAGCGCATTGGTCTTCGGTTTGAGGGGGATGAAGCGCACGTCCAGCTATGCGATCCTAGTGGTGATCATTACATTCGTTGTGGGGAAGGAACTTGGATCGAGCAACGTTCTTGCCTTAATGATGGTAAAGATCAACTCATCGCGGCGAGTTTCGCTTGGCTTGATTCCGATTCAATTGAGCTTACCGTGCGGTATTTAGAGACACCTTTTTGCCATACAGCCGTGTTCCAGTTGGATGGTGAACAGCTTAGCATTGATGTCACAATCAACGTCAACTTCGGGGAAAGCTTTTCGACAAGAATTATTGGCCAAAAAAATGAGAGAGAGGTATCTTCACTGTGA